Proteins from a genomic interval of Longimicrobium sp.:
- the fabG gene encoding 3-oxoacyl-ACP reductase FabG, translating into MQELQGQVALVTGGSRGIGLAIARELAQAGARLALVARDGARAEAAAAELPGEGHRGYACDVADPEACAALIKQVEGDFGQLDVLVNNAGVTRDNVLMRIKDDDWNAVLDTNLRGAFNLMRAASRGMMKRRSGRIINITSVVGIIGNAGQANYAASKAGLIGLTKSVAKELAGRGVLVNAVAPGYIDTDMTSDLPEAARTALMSNIALGRLGRPEDIAPAVRFLAGPGAAYITGQTLVVDGGMVM; encoded by the coding sequence GTGCAGGAGCTCCAGGGACAGGTGGCGCTGGTGACCGGCGGCTCGCGCGGCATCGGCCTGGCGATTGCGCGGGAGCTGGCGCAGGCGGGGGCGCGACTCGCGCTCGTGGCGCGCGACGGCGCGCGGGCCGAGGCCGCCGCGGCCGAGCTGCCGGGCGAGGGACATCGCGGGTACGCCTGCGACGTGGCCGACCCCGAGGCGTGCGCCGCGCTGATCAAGCAGGTGGAAGGCGACTTCGGCCAGCTGGACGTGCTGGTGAACAACGCCGGCGTCACGCGCGACAACGTGCTGATGCGCATCAAGGACGACGACTGGAACGCCGTTCTCGACACCAACCTGCGCGGCGCCTTCAACCTGATGCGCGCCGCCTCGCGCGGGATGATGAAGCGCCGCAGCGGGCGCATCATCAACATCACCTCGGTGGTGGGCATCATCGGCAACGCGGGGCAGGCCAACTACGCCGCCAGTAAGGCGGGGCTCATCGGGCTCACCAAGTCGGTGGCCAAGGAGCTCGCCGGGCGCGGAGTTCTGGTCAACGCCGTGGCGCCGGGGTACATTGACACGGACATGACGTCGGACCTTCCCGAGGCCGCGCGCACGGCGCTGATGAGCAACATCGCGCTGGGGCGGCTGGGACGGCCCGAAGACATCGCCCCGGCGGTGCGGTTCCTGGCCGGCCCGGGCGCGGCGTACATCACCGGCCAGACGCTGGTTGTGGACGGCGGAATGGTCATGTAG
- a CDS encoding acyl carrier protein produces MADIEAKVKEIIINELGVDAEKVTPEASFVEDLGADSLDTVELVMAFEEEFGMEIPDEEAEKLRTVGDAINYITSNASNG; encoded by the coding sequence ATGGCGGACATCGAGGCGAAGGTCAAGGAGATCATCATCAACGAGCTGGGCGTGGACGCCGAGAAGGTGACCCCCGAGGCCTCGTTCGTGGAGGACCTTGGCGCTGACTCGCTCGACACGGTGGAGCTGGTGATGGCCTTCGAGGAAGAGTTCGGGATGGAGATCCCCGACGAAGAGGCCGAGAAGCTGCGCACGGTGGGCGACGCCATCAACTACATCACGAGCAACGCCAGCAACGGCTGA